The Canis lupus dingo isolate Sandy chromosome 26, ASM325472v2, whole genome shotgun sequence genome has a segment encoding these proteins:
- the CRYBB3 gene encoding beta-crystallin B3 has protein sequence MAEQHGAPEQAAAGKSHGGLGGSYKVIVYEMENFQGKRCELSAECPNLTESLLEKVGSIQVESGPWLAFERRAFRGEQFVLEKGDYPRWDAWSNSHHSDSLLSLRPLHIDGPDHKLHLFENPAFSGRKMEIVDDDVPSLWAHGFQDRVASIRAVNGTWVGYEFPGYRGRQYVFERGEYRHWNEWDANQPQLQSVRRIRDQKWHKRGCFLSS, from the exons ATGGCTGAACAGCACGGAGCTCCGGAGCAGGCTGCAGCTGGCAAGAGCCATGGAGGCCTAGGGGGCAGCTACAAG GTGATCGTGTACGAAATGGAGAACTTCCAGGGCAAGCGGTGCGAGCTCTCGGCTGAGTGCCCCAACCTGACAGAGAGCCTGCTGGAGAAGGTGGGCTCCATCCAGGTGGAGTCTGGGCC GTGGCTGGCGTTCGAGCGCAGAGCCTTCCGCGGGGAGCAGTTTGTCCTGGAGAAGGGCGATTACCCTCGCTGGGATGCCTGGTCCAACAGCCACCACAGTGACAGCCTCCTGTCCCTCCGGCCTCTGCACATC gatgGCCCAGATCACAAGCTGCACCTGTTCGAGAACCCAGCCTTCAGCGGCCGCAAGATGGAGATAGTGGACGACGACGTGCCCAGCCTCTGGGCGCACGGCTTCCAGGACCGCGTGGCGAGCATCCGGGCCGTCAACGGGAC GTGGGTCGGCTATGAGTTCCCGGGCTACCGCGGGCGCCAGTACGTGTTCGAGCGGGGCGAGTACCGCCACTGGAACGAGTGGGACGCTAACCAGCCGCAGCTGCAGTCCGTGCGCCGCATCCGGGACCAGAAGTGGCACAAGCGGGGCTGCTTCCTCAGCAGCTGA